In one Zobellia galactanivorans genomic region, the following are encoded:
- a CDS encoding TRAP transporter small permease: protein MLHKTIGRILKIGVLLSTWGLIATVLLQIFCRFTPLDTPSWTEEASRLFFIYAMSFGAGLAMKNEYYVHLDMFYSRFPIKMQRWLVQVIPVVVLVLFVVMAIYSVQFVLLGIPEKSPSMGFNMGVAFFSMLIMSTSISYYLWKKIQRNYKNSKS, encoded by the coding sequence ATGCTTCATAAAACAATAGGACGTATTTTAAAAATAGGCGTATTATTGAGTACATGGGGCCTTATCGCTACCGTGCTCTTGCAAATTTTCTGCCGGTTCACTCCTCTGGACACCCCCTCTTGGACAGAGGAAGCTTCACGTCTCTTTTTTATTTATGCCATGTCTTTTGGTGCCGGCCTGGCCATGAAAAACGAGTACTACGTTCACTTAGATATGTTCTATAGCCGTTTTCCCATAAAAATGCAACGGTGGTTGGTTCAGGTCATTCCGGTAGTCGTTTTGGTTTTATTCGTGGTCATGGCTATCTATTCCGTGCAATTCGTGCTGTTGGGCATTCCTGAGAAATCGCCCAGTATGGGCTTTAATATGGGGGTTGCCTTTTTTAGTATGCTTATCATGTCGACATCCATTAGTTATTACCTCTGGAAAAAAATCCAAAGAAATTATAAAAATTCGAAATCATGA